A section of the Callithrix jacchus isolate 240 chromosome 14, calJac240_pri, whole genome shotgun sequence genome encodes:
- the LOC128929597 gene encoding uncharacterized protein LOC128929597 translates to MPSEKKSQPSGMSYCCNSISSSSSSAGGFPWVKRGKGPASSDCQLPLTSSKAVTEVSPQAVSQGQAQCEKAADSAPGEKLAPRSGSPTSQASRPHRRKYPLLRRRRGKPLRLPTPLQLGFQVTAEDLDLELKAEIMCLNCALQGEEKSLWECRASLLSHALGLATGTSSLPAVSKASSTEAQQERRKSQDGLDPVALQASAAGSPSRPPVSGRNCRSAGPLLSSSDTLPATSAHSQDSAQASLSAPAQPDQGTTTHLSAGASLSTTSTSSPRTKRKSTWASDLARSLPDPSSASRTTTLARQRVSDFTILQKLDAIAAAITQPVVPHGQQQGICTLKRFHPYFCPAASGAAQTSTSAPTQPAQGTTAPSAAGVSLPTTSTWSLAGTLSKPSSASHTTTLARQRVSDFTVLQKLDAITTAITQPKPVVLHGQQQGTRSLKQPHPSSHPAASAAAQASSSVPTQPAQGTTAPSAAGVSLPTTSTWSLAGTLSNPSSASLITTHARLKISGPTSLPKVAVTTAATTQPKPVVLHGQQHGTSSLKQPHPSSHPAASAAAQASSSAPTQPAQGTTASSAAGVSLPTISTWSLAGTLSNPSSDSLITAMARLTIGGPTSLPKVAVTAAATTQPKPVVLHGQQQGTRFLKQPHPFSHPVASATALASSSAPTQPAQGTMAPSAAGVSLPTTSTWSLAGTLSNPSSDSLITAMARLTISGPTSLPKVAVTTAATTQRKPVILRGQQQGTRSLKQPHPSSHPAASVAALASSSAPTQPAQGTTVPSAAGVSLPTTSTWSLAGTLSNPSSDSLITAMARLTITGPTSLPKVAMITAATTQPKPVVLHGQQQGTRSLKQPHPSSHPAASAAALASSSAPTQPAQGTTVPSAAGVSLPTTSTSSLAGTLSNPSSASLITTQARLIISGPTSLLKVAMTAAATKQPKPLVLHGQQQGTRGLKWACPYSDPAALALSPPTKRKLTWAAGLAGTHSKPSFDSLITAVARLTISGPTSLPKVAVTAAATKQPKPLVLHGQQQGTRGLKRARPYSDPAALALSPPTKRKLTWAAGLAGTLSNTSSASLINALARPRVSGRTSLRKLAVMAAAITQHKPAVLHGQQQGTRGLKRAHSYSDPAALALSPPTKRKLVPGYPRQILGQAIPGKARQGYSRQGYSRQGNSRQCQARQGKARDSNAIPGKAMQSQERQFQTRQGKTRQGKEIQGKAIVGKTRQGNSREGNSRQGKARQFQAKQGKAIPGKAIPGNASQKKAKNSRQGKANPIQATQVQSRQLNFRQGKAIPGKAI, encoded by the coding sequence ATGCCATCTGAAAAGAAATCCCAGCCCTCCGGGATGAGCTACTGCTGCAACTCCAtctccagctcctccagctccGCAGGAGGCTTCCCGTGGGTAAAGAGGGGGAAGGGGCCAGCCTCATCCGACTGCCAGCTGCCCCTCACTTCTTCAAAGGCAGTGACTGAGGTCAGCCCTCAGGCTGTCTCTCAGGGTCAGGCCCAGTGTGAAAAGGCAGCAGATTCAGCACCTGGGGAGAAACTGGCCCCCAGGAGTGGCTCCCCGACATCTCAGGCCTCTAGGCCTCATAGACGAAAGTACCCTCTGCTGCGACGCAGGCGAGGGAAGCCTCTGAGGCTGCCAACTCCCTTACAGCTGGGGTTCCAGGTAACTGCTGAAGACCTGGACCTGGAGCTAAAGGCCGAAATCATGTGCCTTAATTGTGCACTGCAGGGTGAGGAAAAGTCCCTCTGGGAGTGCAGAGCCTCACTGCTGTCCCATGCTTTGGGACTGGCAACAGGGACGTCTTCTCTGCCTGCTGTCTCtaaagcatccagcacagaggCACAGCAGGAGAGACGCAAGTCCCAAGATGGCCTGGACCCCGTGGCCCTCCAAGCATCTGCTGCAGGGTCCCCCTCTAGACCTCCTGTGTCTGGGAGGAACTGCAGGTCAGCAGGTCCCCTGTTATCCTCCTCAGACACCCTTCCTGCCACCTCTGCACATTCCCAGGACTCAGCTCAGGCCTCATTGTCTGCTCCAGCACAGCCAGACCAGGGCACCACAACACACTTATCTGCAGGGGCTTCCTTATCCACCACTTCCACCTCGAGCCCCCGCACCAAAAGAAAGTCGACCTGGGCTTCAGACCTGGCTAGGAGCCTTCCTGACCCCTCTTCTGCGTCTCGcaccaccaccctggccagaCAGAGGGTCAGTGATTTCACCATACTACAGAAACTTGATGCTATTGCTGCAGCCATTACCCAGCCTGTGGTCCCTCATGGACAGCAGCAAGGAATCTGCACCTTAAAGCGGTTTCATCCATATTTCTGTCCAGCTGCTTCAGGTGCAGCCCAGACCTCAActtctgctccaacacagccagcGCAGGGAACCACAGCACCCTCAGCTGCAGGggtttccttacccaccacttctacctggagcctggctgggacaCTTTCTAAGCCATCTTCTGCCTCTCacaccaccaccctggccagaCAGAGGGTCAGTGATTTCACTGTACTACAGAAACTTGACGCTATCACTACAGCCATCACCCAGCCCAAACCTGTTGTCCTTCACGGACAGCAGCAGGGCACCCGCTCCTTGAAGCAGCctcatccatcttcccatccagctgcttcagctgcagcccaggcctcatcttctgttccaacacagccagcccagggcaccacagcgccctcagctgcaggggtttccttacccaccacttccacctggagcctggctgggacactttctaacccatcttctgcctctctcatcaCCACCCACGCCAGACTGAAGATCAGTGGCCCCACCTCATTACCAAAAGTTGCCGTgaccactgcagccaccacccagcccaaaCCTGTTGTCCTTCACGGACAGCAGCATGGAACCAGCTCCTTGAAGCAGCctcatccatcttcccatccagctgcttcagctgcagcccaggcctcatcttctgctccaacacagccagcccagggcaccacgGCATCCTCAGCTGCAGGGGTTTCCTTACCCACCATTtccacctggagcctggctgggacactttctaacccatcttctgaCTCTCTCATCACCGCCATGGCCAGACTAACGATCGGTGGTCCCACATCACTACCAAAAGTTGCCGTGACcgctgcagccaccacccagccaaaacctgtggtccttcatggacagcagcagggaacccgcTTCTTGAAGCAGCCTCATCCATTTTCCCATCCAGTTGCTTCAGCTACAGCCCTggcctcatcttctgctccaacacagccagcccagggcaccatGGCACCCTCAGCTGCAGGggtttccttacccaccacttccacctggagcctggctgggacactttctaacccatcttctgaCTCTCTCATCACCGCCATGGCCAGACTAACGATCAGTGGTCCCACCTCACTACCTAAAGTTGCCGTgaccactgcagccaccacccagcGCAAACCTGTGATACTTcgtggacagcagcagggaacccgcAGTTTGAAGCAGCctcatccatcttcccatccagCTGCTTCAGTTGCAGCCCTggcctcatcttctgctccaacacagccagcccagggcaccacagtgccctcagctgcaggggtttccttacccaccacttccacctggagcctggctgggacactttctaacccatcttctgaCTCTCTCATAACCGCCATGGCCAGACTAACAATCACTGGTCCCACCTCACTACCTAAAGTTGCTATgatcactgcagccaccacccagccaaaacctgtggtccttcatggacagcagcagggaacccgcTCCTTGAAGCAGCctcatccatcttcccatccagctgcttcagctgcagccctggcctcatcttctgctccaacacagccagcccagggcaccacagTGCCCTCAGCTGCAGGGGTTTCCTTACCAACCACTTCCACCTCGAGCCTGGCTGGAAccctttctaacccatcttctgcctctctcatcaCCACCCAGGCCAGACTAATAATCAGTGGTCCCACCTCACTACTGAAAGTTGCCATGACCGCTGCAGCCACCAAGCAGCCCAAACCTctggtccttcatggacagcagcagggaacccgtGGCTTGAAGTGGGCTTGTCCGTATTCAGATCCAGCTGCTTTAGCCTTGAGCCCCCCCACCAAAAGAAAGTTGACCTGGGCTGCAGGCCTGGCTGGGACCCATTCTAAGCCATCTTTTGACTCTCTCATTACCGCCGTGGCCAGACTGACGATCAGTGGTCCCACCTCACTACCAAAAGTTGCCGTGACTGCTGCAGCCACCAAGCAGCCCAAACCTctggtccttcatggacagcagcagggaacccgcGGCTTGAAGCGGGCTCGTCCATATTCAGATCCAGCCGCTTTAGCCTTGAGCCCCCCCACAAAAAGAAAGTTGACCTGGGCTGCAGGCCTGGCTGGGACCCTTTCTAACAcatcttctgcctctctcatcaACGCCCTGGCCAGACCGAGGGTCAGTGGTCGCACCTCACTACGGAAACTTGCCGTTATGGCTGCAGCCATCACTCAGCACAAACCTGcggtccttcatggacagcagcagggaacccgcGGCTTGAAGCGAGCTCATTCGTATTCAGATCCAGCTGCTTTAGCCTTGAGCCCCCCCACCAAAAGAAAGTTGGTGCCAGGCTATCCCAGGCAAATTCTAGGCCAGgctatcccaggcaaggcaaggcaaggctattccaggcaagggtattccaggcaaggcaattctaggcaatgccaggcaaggcaaggcaaggcaagagacagcaatgcaatcccaggcaaggcaatgcaatcccaggaaaggcaatttcagacaaggcaaggcaagacaaggcagggaaaggaaattcaaggcaaggcaattgtaggtaaaacaaggcaaggtaattccagggaaggtaactccaggcaaggcaaggcaaggcaattccaggcaaaacaaggcaaggctattccaggcaaagcaattccaggtaatgcaagtcaaaaaaaggcaaaaaattccaggcaaggcaaggcaaatccaatccAGGCAACTCAAGTCCAATCCAGGCAactcaatttcaggcaaggcaaggcaattccagggaaggcaatttaa